One genomic region from Gemmobacter aquarius encodes:
- the polA gene encoding DNA polymerase I gives MTIISSDKDLMQLVGNGVDMLDPMKNKRIGLDEVFEKFGVTPDRVVDVQALAGDSVDNVPGAPGIGIKTAALLINEFGSLEALLERAGEIPQPKRREALVNNAELIRISKRLVSLDGDMPLDVALEALELKEPEAETILGFLNDMEFRTLTRRVAERLKVDAPVLAAEKGTEVHEKSHQAPTLPFPYDDYQTVRDAAALQVWVGHIRERGYVAVDTETTSLDEMRAGLVGISLCVEAGVACYIPVGHRSGVDDLFGSAQRAEGQMTEDEALAILKPVLEDPSILKIGQNMKYDAKIFARRGVHVAPIDDTMLMSYAMHAGIHNHGMDALSEAYLGHVPIPIKSLLGTGKAQVTFDRVPVDQATRYAAEDADVTLRLWLRFKPMLHKARVTTVYETLERPLVPVLAEMEMAGIMVDRDTLSRMSNAFAQKMAGLEAEIHELAGGSFNVGSPKQLGEILFDRMGLAGGEKGKTGAYATGADILEDLASEGHALPARVLDWRQLAKLKSTYTDALQDHINPETGRVHTSYSITGAVTGRLSSNDPNLQNIPVRSEEGRRIREAFVAPKGRVLVSLDYSQIELRILAHVADIAELQQAFREGVDIHALTASEMFNVPLEQMTPDIRRQAKAINFGVIYGISGFGLARNLRIPRAEAQGFIDRYFERFPGIRGYMTDTVKRAQATGYVETLFGRKINTPEINAKGPTAGFAKRAAINAPIQGTAADVIRRAMIRMPAAIADLPAKMLLQVHDELLFEVDEDAADTLAARAREVMEGASHPAVSFKVPLVVEAGMGRNWAEAH, from the coding sequence GTGACGATCATCAGTTCCGACAAGGACCTGATGCAATTGGTTGGCAACGGGGTCGACATGCTCGACCCGATGAAGAACAAGCGGATCGGGCTGGACGAGGTGTTCGAGAAGTTCGGCGTCACTCCCGACCGCGTGGTCGACGTGCAGGCACTGGCGGGGGATTCGGTCGACAACGTGCCCGGCGCGCCGGGGATCGGGATCAAGACCGCCGCCTTGCTGATCAACGAGTTCGGGTCATTGGAGGCCTTGCTCGAGCGGGCGGGGGAAATTCCGCAGCCCAAGCGGCGCGAGGCTTTGGTGAACAATGCCGAGTTGATCCGTATTTCGAAGCGGTTGGTTTCACTCGACGGGGATATGCCGCTGGATGTGGCGCTGGAGGCGCTGGAACTGAAGGAGCCGGAGGCGGAGACGATCCTCGGGTTCCTGAACGATATGGAGTTTCGCACCCTGACGCGGCGGGTGGCCGAGCGGTTGAAGGTCGACGCGCCGGTTCTGGCGGCGGAAAAAGGGACCGAGGTTCACGAAAAGAGCCATCAAGCGCCGACGCTGCCGTTCCCCTATGACGATTACCAGACGGTGCGGGATGCGGCGGCGTTGCAGGTCTGGGTCGGGCATATCCGCGAGCGGGGCTATGTCGCGGTCGATACCGAAACCACCAGCCTGGACGAGATGCGCGCGGGTCTGGTGGGCATTTCGCTTTGCGTCGAGGCGGGGGTGGCCTGCTACATACCGGTCGGGCATCGCAGCGGCGTGGACGATCTGTTCGGGTCGGCACAAAGGGCCGAGGGGCAGATGACCGAGGACGAGGCGCTGGCGATCCTGAAGCCGGTGCTGGAAGACCCGTCGATCCTGAAGATCGGCCAGAACATGAAATATGACGCCAAGATTTTCGCCCGCCGTGGCGTGCATGTGGCGCCGATCGACGACACGATGCTGATGTCTTACGCGATGCATGCGGGCATCCATAACCACGGGATGGATGCGCTGTCGGAGGCCTATCTGGGCCATGTGCCGATTCCGATCAAATCGCTTCTGGGCACGGGCAAGGCGCAGGTGACATTCGACCGCGTGCCCGTCGATCAGGCCACGCGCTACGCGGCGGAAGATGCCGATGTGACGCTGCGGCTTTGGCTGCGCTTCAAGCCGATGCTGCACAAGGCGCGGGTGACCACGGTCTACGAGACGCTGGAACGCCCCTTGGTGCCGGTGCTGGCCGAGATGGAGATGGCGGGGATCATGGTCGACCGCGATACGCTGTCGCGCATGTCTAACGCCTTCGCGCAAAAGATGGCGGGGCTGGAGGCCGAGATACACGAGCTTGCGGGCGGATCGTTCAACGTGGGCTCGCCCAAGCAGTTGGGTGAAATCCTGTTCGACCGGATGGGTCTGGCGGGCGGCGAAAAGGGCAAGACGGGGGCCTATGCGACGGGGGCTGACATTCTGGAAGACCTCGCCAGCGAGGGGCATGCCCTGCCTGCCCGCGTGCTCGACTGGCGGCAGTTGGCCAAGCTGAAATCGACCTATACCGATGCGTTGCAGGACCATATCAACCCCGAGACGGGGCGGGTGCATACGAGCTATTCGATCACGGGGGCGGTGACGGGGCGGCTGTCGTCGAACGATCCGAACCTGCAGAACATTCCCGTGCGGTCCGAGGAAGGGCGGCGCATCCGCGAGGCCTTTGTCGCGCCCAAGGGGCGGGTGCTGGTCAGCCTCGACTACAGCCAGATCGAGTTGCGTATCCTCGCGCATGTGGCCGATATCGCCGAATTGCAGCAGGCGTTCCGCGAAGGTGTCGATATTCACGCGCTGACGGCTTCGGAAATGTTCAACGTGCCCTTGGAGCAGATGACCCCCGATATCCGCCGTCAGGCCAAGGCGATAAACTTCGGGGTGATCTACGGGATTTCGGGCTTTGGTCTTGCGCGCAACCTGCGGATACCGCGGGCCGAGGCGCAGGGGTTCATCGACCGCTATTTCGAGCGGTTTCCGGGGATACGCGGCTATATGACCGATACGGTCAAAAGGGCGCAGGCGACGGGCTATGTAGAGACGCTGTTCGGTCGCAAGATCAACACGCCCGAGATCAACGCCAAGGGGCCGACCGCAGGCTTTGCCAAGCGTGCCGCGATCAACGCGCCTATTCAGGGCACGGCCGCCGATGTGATCCGCCGCGCGATGATCCGGATGCCCGCGGCGATTGCGGACCTGCCCGCGAAGATGCTGTTGCAGGTGCATGACGAACTGCTGTTCGAGGTCGATGAGGACGCAGCCGACACGCTTGCCGCCCGCGCCCGCGAGGTGATGGAGGGCGCGTCGCATCCTGCGGTGAGTTTCAAGGTGCCGCTGGTGGTGGAAGCCGGCATGGGCCGCAACTGGGCAGAGGCGCATTGA
- a CDS encoding YdeI/OmpD-associated family protein, which produces MRPQAPAPMTFATPDEWNAWLSVKHDKARELWLRIGKKGSGTVSIDWEQAVEEALVWGWTTAQKKPDGPDHWLHRFTPRKAGAPWTPKDRATAERLIAGGWMEDAGLAEVEKAKADGRWAAAAAGEKTADIPDEFLTALEAAPEIATVTFNAMPATAKAALGFRLTTAKTPSARAKRMADYIAALSRGERP; this is translated from the coding sequence ATGAGACCCCAAGCCCCCGCCCCGATGACATTCGCAACGCCCGACGAATGGAACGCATGGCTTTCGGTCAAGCATGACAAGGCACGCGAGCTTTGGCTGCGCATCGGCAAGAAGGGCAGCGGCACCGTATCGATCGACTGGGAGCAGGCGGTGGAAGAGGCCTTGGTCTGGGGCTGGACCACGGCGCAGAAAAAGCCTGATGGGCCGGACCACTGGCTGCACCGCTTTACCCCGCGCAAGGCGGGTGCTCCTTGGACGCCGAAGGATCGCGCCACTGCAGAACGTCTGATCGCGGGCGGCTGGATGGAAGATGCGGGGCTGGCTGAGGTGGAAAAGGCCAAGGCGGACGGGCGCTGGGCAGCGGCGGCGGCAGGCGAGAAGACTGCCGACATCCCGGACGAATTCCTGACTGCGCTGGAAGCTGCGCCCGAGATTGCGACGGTGACCTTCAACGCCATGCCCGCCACGGCCAAGGCGGCGCTGGGCTTCCGGCTGACCACGGCGAAAACGCCCTCGGCCCGCGCGAAGAGGATGGCCGATTACATCGCCGCCCTGTCGCGGGGCGAGCGGCCCTAG
- a CDS encoding DUF1203 domain-containing protein, translating to MRFTPIPTDLARHYQLGGADAYGLPPERGVSDGTGNPCRHCLRHIPAGAGMLILAHRPFPDLQPYAETGPVFLCADACPAGGGKGLPEILSSPDYILRGYSADNRIVYGSGAVVPTARLMDEAASRLQDARIAYLHVRSARNNCFQVRIDRA from the coding sequence ATGCGCTTTACACCGATTCCGACCGACCTTGCGCGGCATTATCAATTGGGCGGGGCCGATGCCTACGGCCTGCCCCCTGAACGGGGTGTCAGCGATGGCACTGGCAACCCCTGCCGTCATTGTCTGCGCCATATTCCCGCAGGCGCGGGGATGCTGATCCTTGCCCACCGCCCCTTTCCCGATCTGCAGCCCTATGCCGAAACCGGACCGGTCTTTCTTTGTGCCGATGCCTGCCCTGCGGGGGGCGGGAAAGGTCTGCCCGAAATCCTGTCCTCGCCCGATTACATCTTGCGCGGCTATTCGGCCGACAACCGCATCGTCTATGGCAGCGGCGCGGTGGTGCCCACCGCCCGCCTGATGGACGAAGCCGCCAGCCGCCTGCAAGACGCGCGCATCGCCTATCTGCATGTCCGCTCGGCGCGCAACAACTGCTTTCAGGTCAGGATCGACCGTGCGTGA
- a CDS encoding HIT domain-containing protein, which produces MAHAYDPTNIFARILRGEIPNKTVLETPHTLAFHDIAPQAPDHILVIPKGAYATFDHFCAEASEAELVDFHRTAARICDMLGASLASGGPGYRAITNAGDHGGQEVPHYHLHILAGRPLGPMLAKA; this is translated from the coding sequence ATGGCGCATGCTTACGACCCGACCAACATTTTCGCCCGCATCCTGCGCGGTGAAATCCCCAACAAGACCGTTCTGGAAACGCCCCACACGCTGGCCTTCCACGACATAGCACCACAAGCGCCCGATCATATTCTGGTGATTCCCAAGGGTGCCTACGCCACCTTCGACCATTTCTGCGCCGAAGCCTCCGAGGCGGAACTGGTCGATTTCCACCGCACCGCTGCCAGGATCTGCGACATGCTGGGCGCCAGCCTTGCCTCGGGCGGGCCGGGCTACCGCGCAATCACCAACGCCGGCGATCACGGCGGGCAGGAAGTGCCGCATTACCACCTGCACATCCTTGCCGGTCGCCCCTTGGGGCCGATGCTGGCCAAGGCCTGA
- a CDS encoding DUF5928 domain-containing protein yields MAKIAYILLCHKDPEGIIAQSERLTAAGDYVSIHFDQRAPRDAFDRIRSVLADNPGVTFARRRVRCGWGEWSLVAATLLAVRAAVEAFPRATHFYMLSGDCMPIKSAEYAHAFFDREEADYIESFDFFNSDWIKTGIKEERLIYRHWFNERTHKSLFYASMRLQKKLHLDRAIPADLQIQIGSQWWCLRRRTVEAILDLCRTRPDIVRFFKTTWIPDETFFQTLVRHLVPEHEIRPRTPTFLMFTDYGMPLTFYNDHYDLLLSQDYIFARKISPDAKELKDRLGKLYAATGVRFSISNEGRSLFGFLTGRGRIGRRFAPRFWERETSVGRERTLLMVTCKKWHVAKRLVERVREVTDIPAMNYLFNETATELPDLGGIQTTLEKRTRHRRALVRMLFDYWKTDHLLFCIDPANIDLMQDFYNDRAVVRLLEIDCDFTDDYIIGHARRVGLAGENTPRETLDRLLPTIRYDVRFESDRIRDAGFGGYHRIREQAEPEENAVPLAHFLGIPIVKARELAATPHLFTD; encoded by the coding sequence ATGGCCAAGATCGCCTACATTCTCTTGTGCCACAAAGATCCCGAAGGGATCATCGCCCAGTCCGAACGGCTGACGGCTGCAGGCGATTACGTGTCGATCCATTTCGACCAGCGCGCCCCGCGCGACGCCTTCGACCGCATCCGCAGCGTGCTTGCCGACAACCCCGGCGTGACCTTCGCCAGACGCCGCGTCAGATGCGGCTGGGGCGAATGGAGCCTTGTCGCCGCCACCCTTCTTGCCGTGCGCGCCGCCGTCGAAGCCTTCCCACGCGCCACGCATTTCTACATGCTCTCGGGCGATTGCATGCCGATCAAATCGGCCGAATACGCCCATGCCTTCTTCGACCGCGAAGAAGCCGACTACATCGAAAGCTTCGATTTCTTCAATTCCGACTGGATCAAGACCGGCATCAAGGAAGAACGCCTGATCTACCGCCACTGGTTCAACGAGCGCACGCATAAATCGCTGTTCTACGCCTCGATGCGGCTGCAAAAGAAACTGCATCTCGACCGCGCCATCCCCGCCGACCTGCAAATCCAGATCGGCAGCCAGTGGTGGTGCCTGCGCCGCCGCACGGTCGAGGCGATCCTCGATCTGTGCCGGACGCGCCCCGACATCGTGCGCTTTTTCAAGACCACGTGGATTCCGGACGAGACCTTTTTCCAGACGCTTGTGCGCCATCTGGTGCCCGAACATGAAATCAGGCCGCGTACGCCGACCTTCCTCATGTTCACCGATTACGGGATGCCGCTGACCTTCTACAACGACCATTACGACCTCTTGTTGTCGCAGGACTATATCTTCGCCCGCAAGATCTCGCCCGATGCGAAAGAGCTCAAGGACCGGCTCGGCAAGCTTTACGCCGCAACCGGCGTGCGGTTTTCCATCTCGAACGAAGGGCGCAGCCTGTTCGGCTTCCTCACGGGGCGTGGCCGCATCGGCCGCCGCTTCGCGCCCCGCTTCTGGGAGCGGGAAACCTCGGTCGGGCGCGAGCGGACGCTTCTGATGGTGACCTGCAAGAAATGGCATGTCGCCAAGCGTCTGGTCGAACGTGTGCGCGAAGTGACGGATATTCCGGCGATGAACTACCTGTTCAACGAAACCGCGACCGAGCTTCCCGATCTGGGTGGCATCCAGACCACGCTGGAAAAGCGCACACGCCACCGCAGGGCGCTGGTCAGGATGCTGTTCGATTACTGGAAGACCGATCATCTTCTCTTCTGCATCGATCCTGCCAACATCGACCTGATGCAGGATTTCTACAACGACCGCGCCGTGGTGCGCCTGCTGGAAATCGACTGCGACTTCACCGACGACTATATCATAGGCCATGCCCGCCGCGTGGGGCTGGCGGGCGAGAACACCCCGCGCGAGACGCTGGACCGGCTTCTGCCCACCATCCGCTACGACGTGCGCTTCGAAAGCGACCGTATCCGCGACGCGGGCTTTGGCGGCTACCACCGCATCCGCGAACAGGCCGAGCCTGAAGAAAACGCCGTGCCGCTGGCGCATTTCCTTGGTATTCCGATAGTCAAGGCGCGCGAACTCGCAGCGACCCCGCATCTCTTCACCGACTAA
- a CDS encoding sulfotransferase family protein, whose protein sequence is MGFPGTWMTQSESVVYRVVPKCACSTIGQVMYYSDHGRFFDGDIHDSTKGLHKWAQEESQPLIEANVKAHKSYAFTCVRNPYTRVLSSFFDKICGIQRNGKRYRGNLVPMLVQKYGVEVGGDDGQAEFDQIASFRRFLLFVRDTIRFRKPMEPDIHWSAMAGHISTFIVNGGRYDHIFFTEDFNDGMQVVLNNMKMKHKVDLKTIPRFNESEGHGPKRLHPVEDYFDDLSRHLMWEIYKRDFQLFKYDFENPANKLPKGPVDLDEVHAKLGD, encoded by the coding sequence ATGGGTTTTCCGGGCACCTGGATGACGCAAAGCGAGAGTGTGGTTTACCGTGTGGTGCCGAAATGCGCCTGCTCGACCATAGGGCAGGTCATGTATTATTCGGACCACGGGCGGTTTTTCGACGGTGATATCCACGATTCGACGAAGGGCCTGCACAAATGGGCGCAGGAAGAAAGCCAGCCATTGATCGAGGCGAATGTGAAGGCGCATAAATCCTATGCCTTCACCTGCGTGCGGAACCCCTATACCCGCGTCCTGTCGTCGTTCTTCGACAAGATCTGCGGGATCCAGAGGAACGGGAAACGCTACCGTGGCAACCTCGTGCCTATGCTTGTGCAGAAATACGGTGTCGAGGTGGGCGGCGACGACGGTCAGGCCGAATTCGACCAGATCGCCAGCTTCCGCCGCTTTTTGTTGTTCGTGCGCGATACGATCCGCTTCCGCAAACCGATGGAGCCGGACATCCACTGGTCGGCGATGGCAGGGCATATCTCGACGTTCATCGTGAATGGCGGGCGCTACGACCACATCTTCTTCACCGAAGATTTCAATGACGGCATGCAGGTCGTGCTTAACAACATGAAGATGAAGCACAAGGTCGACCTCAAGACGATCCCGCGCTTCAACGAGAGCGAAGGGCATGGGCCCAAACGCCTGCATCCGGTCGAGGATTATTTCGACGACCTGTCGCGGCATCTGATGTGGGAAATCTACAAGCGCGATTTCCAGCTGTTCAAATACGACTTCGAAAATCCGGCCAACAAACTGCCCAAGGGGCCGGTGGATCTGGATGAGGTCCACGCCAAGCTTGGTGACTGA
- a CDS encoding adenosine kinase, with product MKKYDVIGIGNAIVDVFTQADDSFIEMMGIEKGIMQLVERERGEVLYGAMKDRVQAPGGSVANTIAGLGNLGLRTAFIGRVHDDALGRFYARTMADAGTDFPNPPVAGGELPTSRSMIFVSPDGERSMNTYLGISSELGPEDVADDVAGEAAFLFLEGYLYDKPKGKQAFERAAKLCQQAGGKAGIALSDPFCVDRHRGDFRRLVKELDYVIGNEHEWSSLYQTDLSSALEQAAQDAGTVVCTRSGDEVILVRGTETVTVPVRRVVPVDATGAGDQFAAGFLYGLATGQGLATAGRMGCTAAAEVISHFGARPETDLKALFRTESLI from the coding sequence ATGAAAAAGTATGACGTGATCGGCATCGGCAATGCCATCGTCGATGTATTCACCCAAGCCGACGACAGCTTCATCGAGATGATGGGCATCGAAAAAGGCATCATGCAGCTCGTCGAACGCGAACGCGGCGAGGTGCTCTATGGGGCGATGAAAGACCGTGTGCAGGCACCGGGCGGGTCGGTCGCCAATACCATCGCGGGCTTGGGCAACCTCGGTCTGCGGACCGCCTTTATCGGGCGGGTGCATGACGACGCGCTGGGGCGCTTTTACGCCCGCACCATGGCCGACGCGGGCACCGATTTTCCCAACCCGCCCGTCGCGGGGGGCGAACTTCCCACCTCGCGCTCGATGATCTTCGTCTCGCCCGATGGCGAGCGGTCGATGAACACCTATCTCGGCATCTCGTCGGAACTCGGCCCCGAAGACGTGGCGGACGATGTGGCAGGCGAGGCCGCGTTCCTGTTCCTCGAAGGCTATCTCTACGACAAGCCCAAGGGCAAACAGGCCTTCGAACGTGCAGCCAAACTCTGCCAGCAGGCCGGCGGCAAGGCAGGCATCGCCCTCTCAGACCCCTTCTGTGTCGACCGCCACCGGGGCGATTTCCGCCGCCTCGTCAAGGAACTCGACTACGTGATCGGCAACGAACACGAATGGTCGTCCCTCTACCAGACCGACCTCTCTTCGGCCCTCGAACAGGCAGCACAGGACGCAGGCACCGTCGTCTGCACCCGCTCGGGCGACGAAGTCATCCTCGTGCGCGGCACCGAGACAGTCACAGTCCCCGTCCGCCGCGTGGTGCCGGTCGATGCCACCGGAGCAGGCGACCAGTTCGCCGCGGGCTTCCTCTACGGGCTCGCCACCGGTCAGGGCCTCGCCACCGCAGGCCGCATGGGCTGCACCGCCGCAGCCGAAGTCATCAGCCATTTCGGTGCCCGCCCCGAAACCGACCTCAAGGCGCTCTTCCGCACCGAATCGTTGATCTGA
- the nth gene encoding endonuclease III, whose protein sequence is MVRQLTYPEMKAVFTTFQAIEPEPKGELHHTNAFTLLVAVALSAQATDAGVNRATGPLFQIADTPEKMLALGEEGLTEYVKTIGLFRNKAKNVIKLSRILVESYGSQVPSSRAALQSLPGVGRKTANVVLNMWFHQPAQAVDTHIFRVGNRTGIAPGKDETAVERAVEDNVPAEFQLHAHHWLILHGRYICVARSPKCGICPIRDLCLYEDKTDEKV, encoded by the coding sequence ATGGTGCGCCAACTCACATACCCCGAGATGAAGGCCGTCTTCACCACGTTTCAGGCGATCGAGCCTGAACCGAAGGGCGAATTGCACCACACCAACGCCTTTACCCTGCTTGTCGCCGTGGCTCTGTCGGCACAGGCCACCGATGCGGGCGTGAACCGCGCGACGGGGCCGCTGTTCCAGATCGCCGACACGCCCGAAAAGATGCTGGCCCTGGGCGAAGAAGGTCTGACCGAGTATGTCAAGACCATCGGCCTTTTCCGCAACAAGGCCAAGAACGTCATCAAGCTCTCGCGCATCCTTGTGGAAAGCTACGGATCGCAGGTGCCGTCCTCGCGCGCGGCTCTGCAATCGCTTCCGGGCGTGGGGCGCAAGACCGCAAATGTGGTCTTGAACATGTGGTTCCACCAACCCGCCCAAGCGGTCGACACCCATATCTTCCGCGTCGGCAACCGCACGGGCATCGCCCCGGGCAAGGACGAGACGGCGGTGGAACGCGCCGTCGAAGACAACGTCCCCGCCGAATTCCAACTGCACGCGCACCACTGGCTTATCCTGCACGGCCGCTATATCTGCGTGGCGCGCAGCCCCAAATGCGGCATCTGCCCGATCCGTGACCTTTGTTTGTACGAGGACAAGACCGATGAAAAAGTATGA
- a CDS encoding methylated-DNA--[protein]-cysteine S-methyltransferase translates to MNDQSPGYHYAVIERALREIDAGGPALTLDELAARMGMSVAHFQRVFSQWVGVSPKRYQQYLTLDHAKRLLAERFTVLDTALASGLSGGGRLHDLFLRWEAMSPGDYARGGEGVVIRWGWFDTPFGRAIVMGTERGICGMGFAAEMGEAEAADDLRRRWPRARFVEDGAALAGWVAAAFGGGGGEVPLYLIGAPFQIKVWEALLRVPDGHVTSYSQLAGAVGLPKAVRAVGTAVGRNPVSFLIPCHRALRKTGELGGYHWGLPVKRAILAWEAARTQM, encoded by the coding sequence ATGAACGACCAGAGCCCCGGATACCACTACGCCGTCATCGAGCGTGCGCTGCGCGAGATCGATGCGGGCGGCCCTGCGCTGACGCTTGACGAATTGGCGGCGCGCATGGGGATGAGCGTGGCGCATTTCCAGCGGGTTTTTTCGCAATGGGTGGGTGTGTCGCCCAAGCGCTACCAGCAATATCTGACGCTGGATCATGCCAAGCGGCTGCTGGCCGAGCGGTTCACGGTTCTGGATACCGCGCTGGCGTCGGGCCTGTCGGGCGGCGGGCGGCTGCATGACCTGTTCCTGCGCTGGGAGGCGATGTCGCCGGGGGATTATGCGCGGGGCGGCGAGGGGGTGGTGATACGCTGGGGGTGGTTCGACACGCCCTTCGGTCGCGCGATCGTCATGGGAACCGAGCGGGGCATTTGCGGGATGGGCTTTGCCGCCGAGATGGGAGAGGCAGAGGCGGCGGACGATTTGCGGCGGCGCTGGCCGCGGGCGCGTTTCGTCGAGGATGGGGCAGCGCTGGCCGGATGGGTGGCGGCGGCATTTGGCGGCGGCGGCGGCGAGGTGCCGCTTTACCTGATCGGCGCGCCGTTCCAGATCAAGGTCTGGGAGGCCCTGTTGCGGGTGCCCGATGGCCATGTGACCAGCTATTCGCAATTGGCGGGGGCGGTCGGTTTGCCCAAGGCGGTGCGGGCTGTGGGCACGGCGGTGGGGCGCAATCCGGTGTCGTTCCTGATCCCCTGCCACCGCGCCTTACGCAAGACTGGCGAGTTGGGCGGGTATCACTGGGGGCTTCCGGTCAAGCGGGCAATCCTTGCGTGGGAGGCGGCCCGCACCCAAATGTGA
- a CDS encoding OmpA family protein has protein sequence MKVSISLSVLAVLGLTACTDPNMGVPSAGSVATNPNANRNAGAVIGGLLGAAAGANADNDSFAKAVVGGALGAAVGGAIGNSLDQQAAELRGINGSFSVTNMGDYLIVNLPQDVLFAVDSASLRPDLAEDIGAIAGNLQRYPNSRIEVIGHTDNSGTAAYNQDLSQRRAVSVAGVLRANGVPSPRITAYGRGEDQPVASNLTPQGKAMNRRVEIIIRPTR, from the coding sequence ATCAAAGTTTCCATTTCCCTTTCCGTGTTGGCCGTATTGGGCCTGACTGCCTGTACCGACCCGAACATGGGCGTGCCCTCGGCCGGATCGGTGGCTACGAACCCGAACGCCAACCGCAACGCGGGCGCGGTGATCGGCGGTTTGCTGGGCGCTGCTGCGGGGGCCAATGCAGACAACGACTCGTTTGCCAAGGCTGTCGTGGGCGGTGCCCTCGGCGCGGCTGTCGGCGGTGCGATCGGCAATTCGCTTGACCAGCAGGCGGCGGAATTGCGCGGGATCAACGGGTCGTTCAGCGTGACGAACATGGGCGATTACCTGATCGTCAACCTGCCGCAGGACGTGCTTTTCGCGGTGGACAGCGCGTCACTGCGGCCAGATCTGGCCGAGGATATCGGCGCGATTGCGGGCAACCTGCAACGCTATCCGAACAGCCGGATCGAAGTGATCGGCCATACCGACAACAGCGGCACGGCGGCTTACAATCAGGACCTGTCGCAGCGCCGCGCCGTTTCGGTGGCGGGCGTGTTGCGCGCCAATGGCGTGCCGAGCCCGCGCATCACCGCCTATGGCCGTGGCGAGGATCAGCCCGTTGCGTCGAACCTGACGCCGCAGGGCAAGGCGATGAACCGCCGCGTGGAAATCATCATCCGCCCGACGCGCTAA
- a CDS encoding FCD domain-containing protein codes for MPFQKVQTEKLSQSVVRQIELLILRGILRPGERLPSERELAERMDVSRPSLREAVADLSERGLLVARPNAGIYVADVLGSAFAPALVDLFARHDEAVFDYLAFRRDMEGLAAERAARLGSDTDLAVVDAVFRKMEAAHGKRDPSDEAGLDAEFHMAIIEASHNVVMLHMLRSMFDLLRQGVFYNRQMLFRTRTTRDVLLDQHRAINSALQARDPAAARAAVEAHLGFVAGALEDQLKADRFEAIALQRLQHERGR; via the coding sequence ATGCCGTTCCAGAAGGTCCAGACCGAGAAGCTGTCGCAAAGCGTGGTGCGGCAGATCGAGTTGTTGATCCTGCGCGGCATTTTGCGGCCCGGCGAGCGGCTGCCGTCTGAACGCGAATTGGCCGAGCGGATGGATGTGTCGCGCCCCAGTCTGCGCGAGGCGGTGGCCGATCTGTCCGAGCGGGGGCTGCTTGTCGCGCGGCCCAATGCGGGGATCTATGTGGCTGATGTGCTCGGGTCGGCCTTTGCGCCTGCGCTGGTCGATCTGTTCGCGCGTCATGACGAGGCGGTGTTCGACTATCTTGCCTTTCGCCGCGATATGGAGGGGTTGGCCGCCGAGCGCGCGGCACGACTGGGGTCGGATACCGATCTGGCGGTGGTCGATGCGGTGTTTCGCAAGATGGAGGCCGCGCACGGCAAGCGCGATCCATCGGACGAGGCGGGTCTGGATGCCGAATTCCACATGGCGATCATCGAGGCGAGCCACAATGTGGTGATGCTGCATATGCTGCGGTCGATGTTCGATCTGCTGCGGCAGGGGGTGTTCTACAACCGCCAGATGCTGTTTCGCACCCGCACCACGCGCGATGTGCTGCTGGACCAGCACCGCGCGATCAACAGCGCCTTGCAGGCGCGTGATCCTGCGGCGGCGCGCGCGGCGGTCGAGGCGCATCTGGGTTTCGTCGCGGGCGCGCTGGAGGACCAGTTGAAAGCCGACCGCTTCGAGGCGATCGCGCTCCAGCGGCTGCAGCATGAACGGGGAAGGTAG
- a CDS encoding DUF805 domain-containing protein yields the protein MNMIQAVKSVFSNYATFSGRASRSEFWWWVLFSIIVSGILTYIDLTLLGSGDLQSTAGDGGIGFSLNLGLLGGLWTLATVLPAIALGARRLHDVGQSGWMLLLSIVPLLGWIVLLVFTCKRGSAGTNRFGADPITTT from the coding sequence ATGAACATGATACAGGCGGTCAAATCCGTCTTTTCGAACTACGCCACCTTCTCGGGCCGCGCATCGCGCTCGGAATTCTGGTGGTGGGTGCTTTTCTCGATCATCGTCTCGGGGATTCTGACCTATATCGACCTTACCTTACTGGGCTCGGGCGATCTGCAATCCACAGCGGGCGACGGCGGGATTGGCTTCAGTCTGAACCTCGGCCTTCTCGGAGGGCTGTGGACCCTTGCCACGGTCCTGCCCGCCATTGCCCTTGGCGCACGCCGCCTGCACGATGTCGGCCAATCCGGCTGGATGCTTCTCCTCTCCATCGTACCGCTGCTCGGCTGGATCGTCTTGCTGGTCTTTACCTGCAAACGCGGCAGCGCAGGCACCAACCGCTTCGGCGCCGACCCTATTACAACGACCTAA